A window of the Isosphaera pallida ATCC 43644 genome harbors these coding sequences:
- a CDS encoding class I SAM-dependent methyltransferase produces the protein MSPLTQDYIRFRSWTAWVSAVLLTWSITLLAPLNASALLDDPPAASPTTQPPDAKPDHDHDDDDHDHDAKTKGRKPSSIRRPAHRHTGKTYMGREIADVMSYLGAPWLFRPERIAEERPDEMLAALKIKPGMVVADVGAGAGFHTLRLARLVGPTGTVIATDVQPQMIQLLRNNVRQARLTNVKPVVCTHDDAKLPKGAVDLVLMVDVYHEAANPEALLKDIKAALKPDGRLVLVEFRAEDPNVPIKEEHKMTVAQMRKEIEPQGFRLAEKLDFLPWQHILIFENLANPPASTGVPKTDGDGRVPSDNSGSGRRRN, from the coding sequence ATGTCGCCACTCACTCAAGATTATATTCGCTTCCGTAGTTGGACGGCTTGGGTCTCCGCTGTGTTGTTGACGTGGTCAATCACGCTGTTGGCTCCTTTGAACGCCTCCGCCCTGCTCGACGACCCGCCCGCCGCCTCCCCGACGACCCAACCGCCCGACGCTAAGCCGGACCACGACCACGACGACGACGATCACGACCACGACGCGAAGACCAAGGGACGCAAGCCCAGCTCGATTCGCCGTCCGGCCCACCGCCACACCGGCAAAACCTATATGGGCCGGGAAATCGCTGACGTGATGTCCTACCTGGGCGCGCCTTGGCTGTTCCGTCCCGAGCGGATCGCCGAGGAACGGCCCGACGAAATGCTCGCCGCCCTGAAGATCAAGCCGGGCATGGTCGTGGCCGACGTGGGAGCTGGGGCGGGCTTCCACACCCTGCGGCTCGCCCGCCTGGTTGGTCCTACGGGAACCGTCATTGCCACCGATGTTCAGCCGCAGATGATTCAACTCCTTCGCAACAATGTCCGCCAAGCGCGGCTCACCAACGTCAAGCCAGTGGTTTGCACCCACGACGACGCCAAATTGCCCAAAGGGGCGGTCGATCTGGTGTTGATGGTGGACGTGTATCACGAAGCTGCCAACCCCGAAGCGCTGCTCAAGGACATTAAGGCCGCCCTCAAGCCGGACGGACGGCTGGTGTTGGTCGAATTCCGCGCCGAAGACCCTAACGTGCCCATCAAGGAGGAACATAAAATGACCGTGGCTCAGATGCGTAAGGAAATCGAGCCTCAGGGATTTCGGCTCGCCGAGAAACTCGACTTCCTCCCGTGGCAGCATATCCTGATCTTTGAAAACCTCGCTAACCCGCCTGCTTCAACCGGGGTTCCCAAAACCGATGGCGATGGCCGTGTCCCATCGGACAACTCGGGCTCCGGTCGTCGTAGGAACTGA
- the rpsI gene encoding 30S ribosomal protein S9, producing the protein MSTVANPYTWGTGRRKTAVARVRIKEGTGQFLVNDLPVDSYFLEDVQRHDVRAPLHATELAGRIDVFVNVCGSGKSSQSGAVALGIARAIKEYRPDLEPILREGGFLTRDPRMVERKKYGHKKARKSFQFSKR; encoded by the coding sequence ATGTCCACGGTTGCGAATCCCTACACCTGGGGCACCGGCCGTCGCAAAACCGCCGTCGCCCGGGTCCGCATCAAGGAAGGCACCGGCCAGTTCCTGGTCAACGATTTGCCGGTTGATTCCTACTTCCTCGAAGATGTGCAACGGCACGATGTCCGCGCTCCTCTCCATGCCACCGAACTGGCTGGGCGGATCGACGTATTTGTCAACGTCTGCGGCAGCGGTAAGAGTTCCCAGTCCGGCGCGGTCGCTCTAGGCATCGCCCGGGCGATCAAAGAGTATCGCCCCGACCTCGAACCTATTCTCCGCGAAGGCGGGTTCCTGACTCGCGACCCCCGGATGGTCGAACGCAAGAAATATGGCCACAAGAAGGCCCGGAAGAGCTTCCAGTTCTCCAAGCGTTGA
- a CDS encoding DUF4175 family protein, translating into MAVGTPEQVKLMDYDQFIDHQIRETRRRIKLTDLATATVVLAAAALGLLFIEVVLDHVVGLSREIRLTILVLAGILGGLYAAWSIVRPLISSVNRLYAAKTIEDADPRFKNNLITYLYLREHETEEKVTAALRAVETKAVKDLAEIRIESVVNQNRLTHAIYALSAIIVLFCLYAWLTPKSILDSARRAFLADVERPTQTRLVGVQPGDDPRKARVVAGQDVEFAVETQGAQPSKVFLHTAIDPAEPFARLEMERGANRYDPWRTTLRNVQQDVYYYMTAGDGKTRLYRVEVAPAPRVETLTLDLEFPDYTGIPPRKGLKDGNVEALVGTWVHLQAKTNQPARSAYLEFSRPRAGTEEAPGADPARRPSIELTVDREDPTKLTGKFQVQRNQTYTIKFTTEQGHIDPRPVVYDIVARPDTPPALKFIEPPPVIQIPANAPLKLGIEASDDFGLRDLVLVFKRDGKPLAPARNLLAELQPVPKTPPAKYRRDTVVNLAELPLNVGDKVVYQLSATDVRRPEPNQQAIEQLLEIIEPLPEPERKEREQQLNDEQDQQGNPQNDANPQPQPQNQPQGGQERDANPQPQPPQDNPNQIGQEQDANPQPQPPPQDGRNNQPQQGDNQGRQNQPNQGADRQPGDPEAQPNPNDSDSRPNQGQPGGEGQGQTDSNAQPQPNNSMDRNPGDPRTDELSRGSNPPGEGSNPAPRDQSDSGPDPNDLTPEQRQKLQDALSKLDQNRNANRGDTPPESQGGQGQADPSRDNEPRSPQPNDPTQQERGGQGERNEQMNDRQADPKAQQERGGQGQADPKAQQERGGQGERNEQMNDRQADPKAQQERGGQAQQADPKAQQERGGQGQGERTEQMNDRQADPKAQQERGGQAQQADPKAQQERGGQAQQADPKAQQERGGQGERNEQMNDRQADPKAQQERGGQGQADPKAQQERGGQAQQADPKAQQERGGQGQADPKAQQERGGQGQADPKAQQERGGQGQGERTEQMNDRQADPKAQQERGGQGQADPKAQQERGGQAQQADPKAQQERGGQGQADPKAQQERGGQGQGERAEQMNDRQADPKAQQERGGQGQGERTEQMNDRQADPKAQQERGGQGQGERTEQMNDRQADPKAQQERGGQAQQADPKAQQERGGQGQGERAEQMNDRQADPKAQQERGGQAQQADPKAQQERGGQGQGERTEQMNDRQADPKAQQERGGQGQADPKAQQERGGQGQGERTEQMNDRQADPKAQQERGGQGQADPKAQQERGGQAQQADPKAQQERGGQGQGERTEQMNDRQADPKAQQERGGQGQADPKAQQERGGQAQQADPKAQQERGGQGQGERAEQMNDRQADPKAQQERGGQGQGERTEQMNDRQADPKAQQERGGQGDPKGQSEGQPNPSGESGGRQQRVNQPGQGQPNQPGEGQANQPGRQGGQPDQGQAPDGEPSDQPGRGADSKSGGMPNREPGDNPFQPKERQLDPDAARVNPGEPPNTGPSPVAPDTTKNPVNLRRLKEALSNPDELRQLERDTGLSRQALEQFVKRYEGAPQRQALPGGEIDAQATGPEPTFDPNRTVPGTGPGSTISTRTNRAGGTLPQDNVRGLSEGLRGNIPAALRDRVRAYRSSLSKSALEGGSPTPSTLPAEAAPRR; encoded by the coding sequence ATGGCCGTGGGCACGCCCGAGCAAGTTAAGTTGATGGACTATGATCAGTTCATCGACCATCAGATTCGTGAAACCCGCCGCCGCATCAAGCTGACCGACCTGGCCACGGCCACCGTCGTCCTGGCCGCGGCCGCCTTGGGTCTTCTGTTCATCGAGGTGGTGCTAGATCATGTCGTCGGCCTGTCGCGGGAGATTCGCCTAACGATCCTGGTGCTGGCGGGAATCTTGGGCGGTCTCTACGCCGCATGGTCCATCGTCCGGCCCCTCATCAGCTCGGTCAACCGTCTCTACGCCGCCAAGACCATCGAGGACGCCGACCCCCGGTTTAAAAACAACCTGATCACGTACCTCTACCTTCGGGAACACGAGACGGAGGAAAAGGTCACCGCCGCCCTTCGCGCCGTCGAGACCAAAGCGGTCAAAGACCTAGCCGAAATCCGCATCGAGTCGGTCGTCAACCAGAACCGGCTGACCCACGCCATCTACGCTTTGTCCGCCATCATCGTGTTGTTCTGCCTCTACGCCTGGTTGACTCCCAAGAGCATCCTTGACTCGGCCCGACGCGCCTTCCTCGCCGACGTGGAACGGCCCACCCAAACCCGTCTCGTCGGCGTCCAGCCCGGCGACGACCCCCGGAAGGCCCGCGTGGTTGCTGGCCAGGATGTCGAATTCGCCGTCGAAACCCAGGGTGCCCAGCCTTCCAAAGTCTTCTTGCACACCGCTATCGACCCCGCCGAACCATTCGCCCGCCTGGAAATGGAGCGCGGCGCTAACCGTTATGACCCCTGGCGGACCACCCTCCGCAACGTCCAGCAAGATGTTTATTACTACATGACTGCGGGCGACGGCAAGACTCGGCTCTATCGGGTCGAAGTCGCCCCCGCTCCCCGTGTCGAGACCCTTACGCTCGATCTGGAATTCCCCGACTACACCGGCATCCCTCCCCGCAAAGGTCTCAAGGACGGCAATGTCGAGGCGCTGGTGGGAACCTGGGTCCACCTCCAGGCCAAGACCAACCAACCGGCCCGCTCCGCCTATCTGGAGTTCAGCCGTCCCCGCGCCGGCACCGAGGAAGCCCCTGGGGCCGATCCAGCGCGACGTCCCTCCATCGAATTGACCGTCGATCGGGAGGATCCCACCAAGCTCACCGGCAAATTCCAGGTCCAACGCAACCAAACCTATACCATTAAGTTCACCACTGAACAGGGCCACATCGATCCCCGTCCCGTGGTCTACGACATTGTAGCGCGACCCGATACTCCCCCGGCGCTGAAGTTCATTGAACCGCCCCCCGTCATTCAGATCCCGGCTAATGCCCCGCTGAAACTCGGGATCGAAGCTTCCGACGACTTCGGCCTGCGCGACTTGGTGCTGGTTTTCAAGAGAGACGGCAAGCCGCTGGCCCCTGCCCGCAACCTGCTGGCCGAACTTCAGCCGGTTCCCAAGACTCCACCCGCCAAGTATCGCCGCGACACCGTGGTCAACCTCGCTGAACTTCCCCTGAACGTCGGCGACAAGGTGGTCTATCAACTCTCAGCTACCGATGTGCGTCGTCCCGAACCCAACCAGCAGGCGATCGAACAACTCCTCGAAATCATCGAACCGCTGCCTGAACCTGAGCGCAAGGAACGCGAACAGCAACTCAACGACGAGCAGGACCAGCAGGGCAATCCCCAAAACGACGCCAACCCCCAACCGCAACCTCAAAACCAACCTCAGGGGGGCCAGGAGCGGGACGCCAACCCCCAACCGCAACCGCCTCAAGACAATCCCAACCAAATCGGCCAGGAGCAGGACGCTAACCCTCAACCGCAACCGCCACCCCAGGATGGTCGCAACAACCAACCTCAACAAGGCGACAACCAAGGTCGGCAGAATCAGCCCAATCAGGGCGCCGACCGTCAACCGGGCGATCCCGAGGCCCAACCCAACCCGAATGATTCGGATTCCCGCCCCAACCAGGGTCAACCCGGCGGCGAGGGACAAGGACAGACCGATTCCAACGCCCAACCCCAACCCAACAACAGCATGGATCGCAATCCCGGCGATCCCCGGACCGATGAGCTCTCACGTGGTTCCAATCCTCCGGGCGAGGGTTCCAACCCTGCCCCTCGTGACCAGAGCGACTCCGGCCCCGACCCCAACGACCTGACTCCCGAACAGCGTCAGAAGTTGCAGGACGCGCTCTCTAAACTGGATCAAAACCGAAACGCAAACCGAGGCGACACCCCACCCGAGTCGCAGGGAGGCCAGGGTCAAGCCGATCCTTCGCGCGACAACGAACCCCGTTCGCCCCAGCCTAACGACCCGACTCAGCAGGAGCGGGGCGGCCAAGGCGAACGCAATGAGCAAATGAATGATCGCCAAGCCGATCCCAAAGCTCAGCAGGAGCGGGGCGGTCAGGGCCAAGCCGATCCCAAAGCCCAACAGGAGCGGGGCGGCCAAGGCGAACGCAATGAGCAAATGAATGATCGCCAAGCTGACCCCAAAGCTCAGCAGGAGCGGGGCGGCCAAGCTCAACAAGCTGACCCCAAGGCTCAGCAGGAGCGTGGTGGTCAGGGCCAGGGCGAGCGTACTGAGCAGATGAACGATCGCCAAGCCGATCCCAAAGCTCAGCAGGAGCGTGGTGGCCAAGCTCAACAAGCTGATCCCAAAGCTCAACAGGAGCGGGGCGGCCAAGCTCAACAAGCTGATCCCAAAGCCCAGCAGGAGCGTGGCGGTCAGGGCGAACGCAATGAGCAAATGAATGATCGCCAAGCTGATCCCAAAGCTCAGCAGGAGCGTGGCGGTCAGGGTCAAGCCGATCCCAAAGCTCAGCAAGAGCGTGGCGGTCAAGCTCAACAAGCTGATCCCAAAGCTCAGCAGGAGCGTGGTGGTCAGGGCCAAGCCGATCCCAAAGCTCAGCAAGAGCGTGGTGGCCAGGGCCAAGCTGATCCCAAAGCTCAGCAAGAGCGTGGTGGTCAGGGTCAAGGCGAGCGAACTGAGCAGATGAACGATCGCCAAGCTGATCCCAAAGCTCAGCAGGAGCGTGGTGGTCAGGGTCAAGCTGATCCCAAAGCTCAGCAAGAGCGTGGCGGTCAAGCTCAACAAGCTGATCCCAAAGCTCAACAGGAGCGTGGTGGCCAGGGCCAAGCCGATCCCAAAGCTCAGCAGGAGCGTGGTGGTCAGGGTCAAGGCGAGCGTGCTGAGCAGATGAACGATCGCCAAGCCGATCCCAAGGCTCAGCAGGAGCGTGGTGGTCAGGGCCAGGGCGAGCGTACTGAGCAGATGAACGATCGCCAAGCTGATCCCAAGGCTCAGCAGGAGCGTGGTGGTCAGGGTCAGGGCGAGCGAACTGAGCAGATGAACGATCGCCAAGCCGATCCCAAAGCTCAGCAGGAGCGTGGTGGCCAAGCTCAACAAGCTGATCCCAAAGCCCAGCAGGAGCGTGGTGGTCAGGGCCAGGGCGAGCGTGCTGAGCAGATGAACGATCGCCAAGCCGATCCCAAAGCTCAACAGGAGCGGGGCGGCCAAGCTCAACAAGCTGACCCCAAGGCTCAGCAGGAGCGTGGTGGTCAGGGCCAGGGCGAGCGTACTGAGCAGATGAACGATCGCCAAGCTGATCCCAAAGCTCAGCAGGAGCGTGGCGGTCAGGGTCAAGCTGATCCCAAGGCTCAGCAGGAGCGTGGTGGTCAGGGCCAGGGCGAGCGTACTGAGCAGATGAACGATCGCCAAGCTGATCCCAAAGCTCAGCAGGAGCGTGGTGGTCAGGGTCAAGCTGATCCCAAAGCTCAGCAAGAGCGTGGCGGTCAAGCTCAACAAGCTGATCCCAAAGCTCAGCAAGAGCGTGGTGGTCAGGGTCAAGGCGAGCGAACTGAGCAGATGAACGATCGCCAAGCTGATCCCAAAGCTCAGCAGGAGCGTGGCGGTCAGGGCCAAGCTGATCCCAAAGCTCAGCAGGAGCGTGGTGGTCAAGCTCAACAAGCTGATCCCAAAGCTCAGCAGGAGCGTGGCGGTCAGGGCCAGGGCGAGCGTGCTGAGCAGATGAACGATCGCCAAGCTGATCCCAAGGCTCAGCAGGAGCGTGGTGGTCAGGGTCAGGGCGAGCGAACTGAGCAGATGAACGATCGCCAAGCTGATCCCAAAGCTCAGCAGGAGCGTGGTGGCCAGGGCGATCCGAAAGGTCAGTCGGAGGGACAACCCAATCCGTCCGGCGAGTCAGGAGGTCGGCAACAGCGGGTCAATCAACCAGGGCAGGGTCAACCCAACCAGCCGGGAGAGGGACAGGCCAACCAGCCGGGTCGTCAGGGTGGGCAACCAGACCAAGGCCAGGCTCCAGATGGAGAACCGTCCGACCAACCGGGGCGGGGGGCTGACTCCAAGTCGGGAGGGATGCCGAACCGCGAGCCGGGCGATAACCCGTTCCAGCCTAAGGAGCGGCAACTTGATCCCGACGCGGCGCGGGTCAATCCTGGTGAGCCTCCCAACACCGGCCCTTCCCCGGTGGCTCCCGACACCACCAAGAACCCGGTCAACCTAAGACGCTTGAAAGAAGCTCTTTCCAACCCCGACGAACTCCGCCAACTCGAACGTGACACTGGATTGTCTCGTCAGGCTTTGGAGCAGTTCGTCAAGCGTTATGAGGGGGCTCCTCAGCGCCAAGCCTTGCCCGGCGGTGAAATCGACGCACAGGCAACGGGACCGGAACCGACCTTCGACCCCAACCGCACGGTGCCGGGAACCGGTCCTGGCTCGACGATCAGTACCCGCACCAACCGCGCCGGCGGAACTCTGCCGCAGGATAACGTGAGGGGCCTCTCCGAAGGGTTACGGGGCAACATCCCCGCGGCACTCCGCGACCGAGTGCGGGCTTATCGAAGCAGTCTGTCCAAGTCGGCTCTGGAGGGTGGCTCGCCTACCCCCTCCACGCTGCCTGCGGAGGCCGCGCCTCGACGCTGA
- a CDS encoding DUF1552 domain-containing protein yields MRSRKNTPITRRTVLRGLGATIALPWLESMSHLGSAWADTTRAARATAGGMPLRMAFLFVPNGVNLDHWRVHEEGPLTTLPRTLEPLAPFKSDLIYFTGLAQNNARPLGDGPGDHARSLATFLTGVHPKKTDGADIRAGISVDQVAAQKLGRLTRFPSLELGIERGAQSGGCDSGYSCAYSSNISWSSPTTPVAKEIDPAAVFDRLFGRGGEAELKRRQHGASILDFVNDEARRLKPRLAVADQRKLDEYLQSIREIEIRIKRGGDVPKPPKDFQKPHGKPDDTAEHIRLMFDLLAIAFQGDLTRIATFMFANEGSNKTYPAVGVNDGHHELSHHGKSPEKLEKIAKIDRFHIEGFAYLLNRLKQIKEGERSLLDNCMIVYGSGISDGDRHNHDDLPVLFAGRGGGTFRTGRHVKYPNDTPMTNLYLSMLERFGTPVDSLGDSTGTLPNLS; encoded by the coding sequence ATGCGGAGTCGAAAGAACACCCCGATTACCCGACGAACCGTGCTGCGGGGTCTGGGCGCGACGATTGCCCTGCCGTGGCTGGAAAGCATGAGCCATTTGGGTTCGGCTTGGGCCGACACCACTAGGGCGGCCCGAGCCACCGCGGGGGGGATGCCCCTGCGCATGGCGTTCCTATTCGTGCCCAACGGGGTGAATCTCGATCATTGGCGGGTTCACGAGGAAGGACCGCTCACCACGCTGCCCCGGACGTTGGAGCCTCTAGCCCCCTTCAAGTCCGACCTGATTTACTTCACCGGCCTGGCCCAGAACAACGCCAGGCCCCTTGGCGACGGCCCAGGCGACCACGCCCGCAGCCTCGCCACCTTTCTCACCGGGGTTCATCCCAAGAAGACCGACGGCGCGGACATCCGCGCCGGCATCTCGGTCGATCAGGTGGCCGCTCAGAAACTCGGACGTCTGACCCGCTTCCCCTCGCTGGAACTGGGCATCGAACGTGGCGCTCAGTCGGGCGGTTGCGATTCAGGCTACAGCTGCGCCTACTCCTCCAACATTTCCTGGAGCAGTCCAACCACCCCGGTCGCCAAAGAGATCGATCCGGCCGCCGTGTTCGACCGTCTCTTCGGACGGGGCGGCGAGGCGGAACTCAAACGGCGGCAACACGGCGCGTCGATCCTCGACTTCGTCAACGACGAGGCGCGACGGCTCAAGCCTCGGCTGGCGGTCGCCGACCAACGCAAGCTCGACGAGTACCTACAATCGATCCGCGAGATCGAGATCCGCATCAAGCGGGGCGGCGATGTGCCCAAGCCGCCCAAGGATTTTCAAAAGCCCCACGGCAAACCCGACGACACTGCCGAACACATTCGCCTGATGTTCGACCTGCTGGCGATCGCCTTCCAGGGCGACTTGACCCGAATCGCCACCTTCATGTTCGCCAATGAAGGTTCTAACAAGACCTATCCCGCCGTCGGGGTCAACGACGGCCACCACGAACTCTCCCACCACGGCAAGAGCCCCGAGAAGCTGGAGAAGATCGCCAAGATCGACCGCTTCCACATTGAAGGATTCGCCTATCTGCTCAACCGCCTCAAGCAGATTAAAGAGGGTGAACGGTCCCTGCTGGACAACTGCATGATTGTTTACGGCAGCGGCATCTCCGACGGTGACCGCCATAACCACGATGACCTGCCCGTGTTGTTTGCCGGCCGTGGAGGCGGGACGTTCCGAACCGGACGCCATGTCAAGTATCCCAACGATACTCCAATGACGAACCTTTATCTCTCGATGCTAGAGCGGTTCGGAACCCCGGTCGATTCCCTGGGCGACAGCACTGGAACCCTGCCGAACCTGAGCTGA
- a CDS encoding endonuclease/exonuclease/phosphatase family protein has product MPRRAARSTSLDWLWPRSARIPIRVGGYRFVIGRHTSWPVLAMIALVLLIVLVTTPRQDGVGRSPVIQPGGEGYLVCFWNVENLCDDTNDFKNTDPIEDWFATNPRALAHKLDLLAETLLAMNGGRGPDLLALVEVENRRAVELLRDRLHRELPPELHYRHLVHHDLTTGRRVEPAILSRLPINPARTRTFGQRRILQAVVEVDGDELAVLVAHWTSRLTDQEGTKRLEYGLACLEAVEALRRLNPAADVLVMGDFNDHPQDRSLTEGLRAGPSPSAIDADGTLFRLWNLMTLIEPGTAGTYWYRGGWEILDHLVVSPGLVDQRGWQVLPKTLTLGDNSDRRPLRFGGPNHQEPRGPSDHLPVSVRVVRVRSPSN; this is encoded by the coding sequence ATGCCCCGACGTGCCGCGCGCTCAACTTCCCTGGACTGGCTTTGGCCTCGTTCGGCCCGGATTCCGATCCGCGTCGGCGGATACCGTTTCGTAATCGGCCGCCATACGAGTTGGCCGGTCCTGGCGATGATCGCCCTCGTGCTGCTGATCGTTCTGGTCACCACCCCGCGCCAAGACGGCGTTGGGCGGAGTCCGGTGATTCAACCCGGCGGCGAAGGTTACCTCGTCTGCTTTTGGAATGTCGAGAATTTGTGCGATGATACCAACGATTTCAAGAATACCGACCCGATCGAGGATTGGTTCGCCACCAACCCCCGCGCTCTGGCCCACAAGCTTGATCTGCTAGCCGAAACCCTGCTGGCGATGAACGGGGGACGCGGACCCGACCTGCTAGCGCTCGTAGAGGTCGAGAACCGCCGCGCCGTTGAATTGCTCCGGGACCGCCTCCATCGGGAGTTGCCTCCCGAGCTTCATTATCGCCATCTGGTGCATCACGACTTGACCACCGGGCGGCGGGTCGAACCGGCGATCTTGTCGCGGCTGCCGATCAACCCCGCCCGAACCCGAACCTTCGGACAGCGGCGGATCCTCCAAGCAGTTGTTGAGGTAGATGGGGACGAGTTGGCAGTGCTCGTAGCCCATTGGACCAGTCGGCTCACCGATCAAGAGGGGACCAAGCGTCTGGAATATGGTCTGGCCTGTTTGGAGGCGGTTGAGGCATTGAGGCGGCTCAACCCAGCGGCCGATGTGCTGGTGATGGGTGACTTCAACGACCATCCCCAGGACCGCTCGCTCACCGAAGGACTCCGGGCGGGCCCCTCCCCCTCGGCGATCGACGCGGACGGAACCCTGTTTCGGCTTTGGAATCTCATGACCCTAATCGAGCCGGGGACGGCCGGAACTTACTGGTATCGCGGCGGTTGGGAGATCCTCGACCACCTAGTCGTCTCACCCGGCCTGGTCGATCAACGCGGCTGGCAAGTTTTGCCCAAAACCCTAACCCTAGGCGACAACTCGGATCGCCGCCCTCTCCGCTTCGGGGGCCCCAACCACCAGGAACCACGCGGTCCCTCCGACCACTTGCCGGTCTCGGTCCGCGTCGTTCGAGTCCGCTCCCCGTCGAATTGA
- the nadB gene encoding L-aspartate oxidase — MAFGPPLPRRYLVGFDPMALPHHFTDVLVLGGGIAGMRAALGIPPELRVLIITKQAIEESNTAYAQGGIAGVLDPEDAFEDHIADTLAAGKGLCDPQAVEVVVREGPDRIRELIDWGTHFDYKNGRIDLTREGGHSHARIAHALGDATGRELTRALIANVRRLRHVRIWQNSLTIDLLTQEGRCCGALVWDAKRGPSLVWCRAMLLATGGAGQLYRESTNPPLATGDGYAMAYRAGAELRDMEFMQFHPTVLYIAGSARFLLTEALRGEGAYLRDRKGVRFMPEAHPDAELAPRDDVSRAITRRMAETRHPCVYLDLSHLDAAYLRNRFPGIDAICRRFDLDFTKDPIPVRPGAHYMLGGVTVDLNGRTTLPGLWAAGEVTSSGLHGANRLASNSLLEGLVFGARAARDIAAELARSPRGPLVVPSVDGLDPLHVREVQPASPGFSPADPAPADPNGLGLDLTDIRESLRALMGREVGIARDAEGLQEARRQVEFWSRYVLPIVFDQPEGWTLQNMLIVAQLMIASASAREESRGVHYRTDFPKPSDTWLKRVTLRRPLLENEPPPAIWVTGNIGSEISSFTPTVADPTEAGTPSTL; from the coding sequence ATGGCGTTTGGTCCACCCTTGCCGCGTCGTTACTTGGTGGGTTTCGACCCGATGGCCTTGCCGCATCACTTTACCGACGTTCTGGTGCTAGGCGGCGGCATCGCCGGCATGAGGGCCGCTTTGGGGATTCCGCCCGAGTTGCGGGTCTTGATCATCACCAAACAGGCGATCGAGGAAAGCAACACGGCTTATGCTCAAGGCGGCATCGCTGGAGTTCTTGACCCCGAGGACGCATTTGAGGACCACATCGCCGACACCCTAGCCGCGGGCAAAGGATTGTGCGACCCCCAGGCGGTGGAGGTCGTCGTCCGCGAAGGGCCGGATCGGATTCGGGAGTTGATCGACTGGGGAACCCATTTCGACTACAAAAACGGTCGAATCGACCTGACCCGCGAAGGCGGCCACTCGCACGCCCGAATCGCCCACGCGCTGGGGGACGCCACGGGACGCGAACTCACCCGCGCCTTAATCGCCAACGTCCGGCGATTGCGTCATGTGCGAATCTGGCAGAACAGCCTGACCATCGATCTCTTGACCCAGGAGGGACGATGCTGCGGCGCGCTGGTTTGGGACGCCAAGCGCGGGCCGTCGCTGGTCTGGTGCCGCGCGATGTTACTGGCCACCGGCGGCGCGGGCCAACTCTACCGCGAATCGACTAACCCGCCGCTGGCCACCGGCGACGGCTACGCGATGGCCTACCGCGCTGGGGCCGAACTGCGCGACATGGAGTTTATGCAGTTCCATCCCACCGTGTTGTATATCGCCGGTTCGGCCCGGTTCCTCCTCACCGAGGCGCTCCGGGGCGAAGGGGCGTACCTGCGCGACCGCAAAGGAGTCCGCTTCATGCCCGAGGCGCACCCCGACGCCGAACTCGCGCCCCGCGACGACGTGTCGCGGGCGATCACCCGGCGCATGGCGGAAACCCGCCACCCTTGCGTTTATCTCGATCTGTCCCACCTCGACGCCGCTTATCTGCGCAACCGCTTCCCCGGCATCGACGCAATTTGCCGCCGATTCGACCTGGATTTCACCAAAGACCCGATCCCTGTGCGACCCGGAGCGCATTACATGTTGGGCGGGGTCACGGTCGATCTCAATGGTCGCACCACCCTGCCGGGACTTTGGGCCGCGGGCGAAGTGACCTCCTCGGGACTCCACGGAGCCAACCGTCTGGCCTCCAACAGCTTGCTCGAAGGGCTGGTCTTCGGCGCGCGGGCCGCCCGGGACATCGCCGCCGAGCTCGCTCGAAGCCCCCGCGGCCCTCTCGTCGTCCCCTCGGTCGATGGCCTCGACCCGCTTCACGTCCGTGAAGTCCAACCCGCCTCCCCCGGCTTTAGTCCCGCTGACCCCGCGCCCGCCGATCCCAATGGGCTGGGTCTCGACCTGACCGACATCCGCGAATCCCTCCGCGCCCTCATGGGACGCGAGGTCGGCATCGCCCGCGACGCCGAGGGACTCCAGGAAGCCCGTCGCCAGGTCGAATTCTGGTCCCGCTACGTCCTACCCATCGTCTTCGATCAACCCGAAGGATGGACATTACAGAACATGCTCATCGTCGCCCAACTCATGATCGCCAGCGCGTCGGCGCGCGAAGAGTCGCGCGGAGTTCACTATCGCACGGACTTCCCCAAACCCTCCGACACCTGGCTCAAGCGGGTGACGCTTCGTCGGCCTCTCCTAGAGAACGAGCCTCCTCCGGCGATCTGGGTCACCGGCAATATTGGTTCCGAGATTTCGTCGTTCACGCCTACGGTCGCCGACCCAACGGAGGCTGGAACACCTTCAACCCTTTGA